One window of Canis lupus baileyi chromosome 21, mCanLup2.hap1, whole genome shotgun sequence genomic DNA carries:
- the LOC140612318 gene encoding solute carrier family 22 member 10-like isoform X1 produces the protein MAFQELLDQVGDLGKYQILQMVLIFPTLMMLLCQIFLENFTAAIPGHRCWVNILDNDTVSDNDTEILSPDALLRISIPMDSDLRPDKCHRFIHPQWQLLHVNGTFTNMTEPDKETCLDGWVYDQSSFPSTIITEWDLVCSYQSQKSVVQFLFMTGMLVGGLIGGHLSDRFGRKLILRWCLLQLTIFGTSAAFAPTFLIYCLLRFLSGCASVIILINGPLLIIEWIRPSSKVMAITLMSCALSLGQMILGGLAFLFRGWRTLQLVVSVPFLVIFFSSRWLVEPARWLIINNKPEEGLKALRKVAHINGMKNAGDILTMEGLRSSMQDELEAAQTKTTVCDLFCTPDLRKRICLLLFVRFATIVPFYGITINLQHFGSNIFLFQVVFGALTALVRCLPLLVQNHMGRRTTQTVFMFLVGLSILANTFVPQEMQTLRVALASAGISFAAASSTSFSIHLIELIPTVLRARALGLDTLASRCGAVLAPLLMTLMAYLSILPWIIYGVFPIMAGLAVLLQPETREMPLLDTIHDVKNNKEFSRKVKEINSSVKNDKSLRYFQELTGEEKENYERKTKYRNFLLYLQTSKKILLEN, from the exons ATGGCCTTTCAGGAGCTCCTAGATCAAGTTGGTGACCTGGGGAAATACCAGATCCTTCAgatggttttaatttttcccactttgaTGATGCTATTATGTCAAATATTTTTGGAGAACTTCACTGCAGCCATTCCTGGTCATCGCTGCTGGGTGAACATCCTTGACAATGACACAGTTTCTGACAATGATACTGAGATCCTCAGTCCTGATGCCCTCCTGAGAATCTCCATCCCAATGGACTCAGACTTGAGGCCGGATAAATGTCACCGCTTTATCCATCCCCAGTGGCAGCTTCTTCATGTGAATGGAACCTTCACCAACATGACTGAGCCAGACAAAGAGACCTGTCTGGATGGCTGGGTGTATGACCAAAGTTCCTTCCCCTCCACCATCATTACTGAG tGGGACCTAGTATGTAGTTATCAGTCACAGAAATCAGTTGTTCAATTCCTATTCATGACTGGAATGCTGGTGGGAGGACTCATAGGTGGTCATCTCTCAGACAG GTTTGGGAGAAAGTTGATTCTCAGGTGGTGTTTACTGCAGCTTACCATCTTTGGGACCAGCGCAGCTTTTGCCCCCACCTTCCTCATATACTGCTTACTACGCTTCTTATCAGGTTGTGCTTCCGTAATCATCCTGATAAATGGCCCTCTGCTCA TTATAGAGTGGATAAGGCCCTCGTCTAAAGTCATGGCAATCACCCTGATGAGCTGTGCCTTAAGTTTGGGACAGATGATCCTGGGAGGACTGGCATTTCTCTTTCGAGGGTGGCGCACTCTGCAGCTGGTGGTCTCTGTACCTTTCCTTGTCATCTTTTTCTCCTCAAG GTGGCTGGTGGAACCTGCTCGGTGGCTGATTATCAACAATAAACCAGAGGAGGGCTTAAAGGCACTTAGAAAAGTTGcacatataaatggaatgaagAATGCTGGAGACATCCTGACCATGGAG GGTTTAAGATCCAGCATGCAGGATGAGCTGGAGGCAGCACAGACCAAAACTACTGTGTGTGACTTGTTCTGCACCCCTGACCTGCGTAAGAGAATCTGTCTCCTGCTATTTGTAAG ATTTGCAACCATAGTACCCTTTTATGGCATCACAATTAATCTACAGCATTTTGGGAGCAATATTTTCCTGTTCCAGGTAGTCTTTGGAGCTCTCACTGCGTTAGTCCGATGTCTTCCTCTTTTAGTACAGAATCATATGGGCCGTCGAACAACCCAGACAGTTTTCATGTTCCTGGTGGGACTTTCTATTTTGGCCAACACATTTGTGCCCCAAG AAATGCAGACCCTGCGTGTGGCTTTGGCAAGTGCGGGAATCAgctttgctgctgcttcttccaCTAGTTTTTCTATCCACTTGATTGAGCTCATCCCCACAGTTCTCAG GGCAAGAGCTTTAGGATTAGACACACTGGCTAGTAGGTGTGGGGCAGTACTGGCTCCCCTCCTGATGACCTTAAtggcatatctttccattttgcCCTGGATCATCTATGGAGTCTTTCCCATCATGGCTGGTCTTGCTGTCCTCCTCCAAC CTGAAACCAGGGAAATGCCTCTGCTTGACACCATCCACGatgtaaaaaataa caAAGAATTctcaagaaaagtaaaagaaataaattcctctgtaaaaaatgacaaaagtttAAGATATTTTCAGGAACTGACtggtgaggaaaaagaaaactatgaaagaaaaacaaaatacagaaatttccttttatatctACAAACTAGCAAGAAAATATTACTGGAAAATTaa
- the LOC140612318 gene encoding solute carrier family 22 member 10-like isoform X2 yields MAFQELLDQVGDLGKYQILQMVLIFPTLMMLLCQIFLENFTAAIPGHRCWVNILDNDTVSDNDTEILSPDALLRISIPMDSDLRPDKCHRFIHPQWQLLHVNGTFTNMTEPDKETCLDGWVYDQSSFPSTIITEWDLVCSYQSQKSVVQFLFMTGMLVGGLIGGHLSDRFGRKLILRWCLLQLTIFGTSAAFAPTFLIYCLLRFLSGCASVIILINGPLLIIEWIRPSSKVMAITLMSCALSLGQMILGGLAFLFRGWRTLQLVVSVPFLVIFFSSRWLVEPARWLIINNKPEEGLKALRKVAHINGMKNAGDILTMEGLRSSMQDELEAAQTKTTVCDLFCTPDLRKRICLLLFVRFATIVPFYGITINLQHFGSNIFLFQVVFGALTALVRCLPLLVQNHMGRRTTQTVFMFLVGLSILANTFVPQEMQTLRVALASAGISFAAASSTSFSIHLIELIPTVLSKEFSRKVKEINSSVKNDKSLRYFQELTGEEKENYERKTKYRNFLLYLQTSKKILLEN; encoded by the exons ATGGCCTTTCAGGAGCTCCTAGATCAAGTTGGTGACCTGGGGAAATACCAGATCCTTCAgatggttttaatttttcccactttgaTGATGCTATTATGTCAAATATTTTTGGAGAACTTCACTGCAGCCATTCCTGGTCATCGCTGCTGGGTGAACATCCTTGACAATGACACAGTTTCTGACAATGATACTGAGATCCTCAGTCCTGATGCCCTCCTGAGAATCTCCATCCCAATGGACTCAGACTTGAGGCCGGATAAATGTCACCGCTTTATCCATCCCCAGTGGCAGCTTCTTCATGTGAATGGAACCTTCACCAACATGACTGAGCCAGACAAAGAGACCTGTCTGGATGGCTGGGTGTATGACCAAAGTTCCTTCCCCTCCACCATCATTACTGAG tGGGACCTAGTATGTAGTTATCAGTCACAGAAATCAGTTGTTCAATTCCTATTCATGACTGGAATGCTGGTGGGAGGACTCATAGGTGGTCATCTCTCAGACAG GTTTGGGAGAAAGTTGATTCTCAGGTGGTGTTTACTGCAGCTTACCATCTTTGGGACCAGCGCAGCTTTTGCCCCCACCTTCCTCATATACTGCTTACTACGCTTCTTATCAGGTTGTGCTTCCGTAATCATCCTGATAAATGGCCCTCTGCTCA TTATAGAGTGGATAAGGCCCTCGTCTAAAGTCATGGCAATCACCCTGATGAGCTGTGCCTTAAGTTTGGGACAGATGATCCTGGGAGGACTGGCATTTCTCTTTCGAGGGTGGCGCACTCTGCAGCTGGTGGTCTCTGTACCTTTCCTTGTCATCTTTTTCTCCTCAAG GTGGCTGGTGGAACCTGCTCGGTGGCTGATTATCAACAATAAACCAGAGGAGGGCTTAAAGGCACTTAGAAAAGTTGcacatataaatggaatgaagAATGCTGGAGACATCCTGACCATGGAG GGTTTAAGATCCAGCATGCAGGATGAGCTGGAGGCAGCACAGACCAAAACTACTGTGTGTGACTTGTTCTGCACCCCTGACCTGCGTAAGAGAATCTGTCTCCTGCTATTTGTAAG ATTTGCAACCATAGTACCCTTTTATGGCATCACAATTAATCTACAGCATTTTGGGAGCAATATTTTCCTGTTCCAGGTAGTCTTTGGAGCTCTCACTGCGTTAGTCCGATGTCTTCCTCTTTTAGTACAGAATCATATGGGCCGTCGAACAACCCAGACAGTTTTCATGTTCCTGGTGGGACTTTCTATTTTGGCCAACACATTTGTGCCCCAAG AAATGCAGACCCTGCGTGTGGCTTTGGCAAGTGCGGGAATCAgctttgctgctgcttcttccaCTAGTTTTTCTATCCACTTGATTGAGCTCATCCCCACAGTTCTCAG caAAGAATTctcaagaaaagtaaaagaaataaattcctctgtaaaaaatgacaaaagtttAAGATATTTTCAGGAACTGACtggtgaggaaaaagaaaactatgaaagaaaaacaaaatacagaaatttccttttatatctACAAACTAGCAAGAAAATATTACTGGAAAATTaa
- the LOC140612318 gene encoding solute carrier family 22 member 10-like isoform X3, which yields MAFQELLDQVGDLGKYQILQMVLIFPTLMMLLCQIFLENFTAAIPGHRCWVNILDNDTVSDNDTEILSPDALLRISIPMDSDLRPDKCHRFIHPQWQLLHVNGTFTNMTEPDKETCLDGWVYDQSSFPSTIITEWDLVCSYQSQKSVVQFLFMTGMLVGGLIGGHLSDRWLVEPARWLIINNKPEEGLKALRKVAHINGMKNAGDILTMEGLRSSMQDELEAAQTKTTVCDLFCTPDLRKRICLLLFVRFATIVPFYGITINLQHFGSNIFLFQVVFGALTALVRCLPLLVQNHMGRRTTQTVFMFLVGLSILANTFVPQEMQTLRVALASAGISFAAASSTSFSIHLIELIPTVLRARALGLDTLASRCGAVLAPLLMTLMAYLSILPWIIYGVFPIMAGLAVLLQPETREMPLLDTIHDVKNNKEFSRKVKEINSSVKNDKSLRYFQELTGEEKENYERKTKYRNFLLYLQTSKKILLEN from the exons ATGGCCTTTCAGGAGCTCCTAGATCAAGTTGGTGACCTGGGGAAATACCAGATCCTTCAgatggttttaatttttcccactttgaTGATGCTATTATGTCAAATATTTTTGGAGAACTTCACTGCAGCCATTCCTGGTCATCGCTGCTGGGTGAACATCCTTGACAATGACACAGTTTCTGACAATGATACTGAGATCCTCAGTCCTGATGCCCTCCTGAGAATCTCCATCCCAATGGACTCAGACTTGAGGCCGGATAAATGTCACCGCTTTATCCATCCCCAGTGGCAGCTTCTTCATGTGAATGGAACCTTCACCAACATGACTGAGCCAGACAAAGAGACCTGTCTGGATGGCTGGGTGTATGACCAAAGTTCCTTCCCCTCCACCATCATTACTGAG tGGGACCTAGTATGTAGTTATCAGTCACAGAAATCAGTTGTTCAATTCCTATTCATGACTGGAATGCTGGTGGGAGGACTCATAGGTGGTCATCTCTCAGACAG GTGGCTGGTGGAACCTGCTCGGTGGCTGATTATCAACAATAAACCAGAGGAGGGCTTAAAGGCACTTAGAAAAGTTGcacatataaatggaatgaagAATGCTGGAGACATCCTGACCATGGAG GGTTTAAGATCCAGCATGCAGGATGAGCTGGAGGCAGCACAGACCAAAACTACTGTGTGTGACTTGTTCTGCACCCCTGACCTGCGTAAGAGAATCTGTCTCCTGCTATTTGTAAG ATTTGCAACCATAGTACCCTTTTATGGCATCACAATTAATCTACAGCATTTTGGGAGCAATATTTTCCTGTTCCAGGTAGTCTTTGGAGCTCTCACTGCGTTAGTCCGATGTCTTCCTCTTTTAGTACAGAATCATATGGGCCGTCGAACAACCCAGACAGTTTTCATGTTCCTGGTGGGACTTTCTATTTTGGCCAACACATTTGTGCCCCAAG AAATGCAGACCCTGCGTGTGGCTTTGGCAAGTGCGGGAATCAgctttgctgctgcttcttccaCTAGTTTTTCTATCCACTTGATTGAGCTCATCCCCACAGTTCTCAG GGCAAGAGCTTTAGGATTAGACACACTGGCTAGTAGGTGTGGGGCAGTACTGGCTCCCCTCCTGATGACCTTAAtggcatatctttccattttgcCCTGGATCATCTATGGAGTCTTTCCCATCATGGCTGGTCTTGCTGTCCTCCTCCAAC CTGAAACCAGGGAAATGCCTCTGCTTGACACCATCCACGatgtaaaaaataa caAAGAATTctcaagaaaagtaaaagaaataaattcctctgtaaaaaatgacaaaagtttAAGATATTTTCAGGAACTGACtggtgaggaaaaagaaaactatgaaagaaaaacaaaatacagaaatttccttttatatctACAAACTAGCAAGAAAATATTACTGGAAAATTaa